The following coding sequences lie in one Micromonospora sp. R77 genomic window:
- a CDS encoding nucleoside-diphosphate sugar epimerase/dehydratase: MDRTVTAVGPLRGWIARRAAVLSLLTLDSAAWCGGFLIAAWTRYEFDLDAALAGRVVAVALVCAALHAAIFVLRSRMHGRHAVGSAGELHEVAGSAGLVTLAALVTLVPMSARPVPASTPAVGAAVALVLMGAARAVWRLRRDRHHRPVATAERTLVYGVDAASERLVRALLRDPAGRYLPVGLLDDDPLHRRLRVEGVRVLGGRDQIDEAIRRSRASTVIFSMSGSDAELMRDVRARTLRAGAAFKVLPPVRDLLDRPVTVTDVRDMQITDLLGRAQRVAELAMECNGLAGRRVLVTGAGGSIGSELCRQIARCEPGELMMLDRDESALHALQMSLHGRALLDGPDLILADIRDAQGIARIIADRQPDVVFHAAALKHLTLLQRHPGEAIKSNVWGTLNVLEACGDVTQFVNISTDKAANPISVLGYSKRITERLTAQHAAQLGGAYLSVRFGNVLSSRGSVLTAFRAQIEAGVPITVTHPDVTRYFMTVQEAVQLVLQAATIGRGGEALVLDMGEPVRIADIARRLAAEAAVPAEIVFTGLRPGEKLHEDLFGTDETDSRPLHPLVSHVRVPALDPQEVRGLDPYADPDELVKRLAALCTEVGAPLTAVPLPR; encoded by the coding sequence ATGGACCGCACTGTCACCGCCGTCGGACCGCTCCGCGGCTGGATCGCCCGCCGGGCGGCCGTCCTGTCTCTGTTAACGCTGGACAGCGCCGCGTGGTGCGGCGGATTTCTCATCGCGGCGTGGACGCGCTACGAATTCGACCTCGACGCCGCCCTCGCCGGGCGCGTCGTCGCCGTCGCGCTCGTCTGCGCGGCCCTGCACGCCGCGATCTTCGTGCTGCGCTCCCGGATGCACGGGCGGCACGCGGTGGGCAGCGCCGGCGAACTCCACGAGGTGGCCGGCAGCGCCGGCCTGGTCACCCTCGCCGCCCTGGTCACCCTCGTGCCGATGTCCGCCCGCCCCGTGCCGGCCAGCACGCCGGCGGTCGGCGCGGCGGTCGCCCTGGTCCTGATGGGCGCCGCCCGCGCCGTCTGGCGGCTGCGGCGGGACCGGCACCACCGGCCGGTCGCCACCGCCGAGCGGACCCTCGTGTACGGCGTCGACGCGGCCAGCGAACGACTGGTCCGGGCCCTGCTCCGGGATCCTGCGGGCCGCTACCTGCCGGTGGGCCTGCTCGACGACGACCCGCTGCACCGCAGGCTCCGGGTCGAGGGGGTGCGGGTGCTCGGCGGTCGGGACCAGATCGACGAGGCGATCCGGCGCAGCCGGGCCAGCACGGTGATCTTCTCGATGAGCGGCTCGGACGCCGAGCTGATGCGGGACGTGCGCGCCCGTACGCTGCGGGCCGGCGCCGCCTTCAAGGTGCTCCCACCGGTACGCGACCTGCTGGACCGGCCGGTCACCGTGACCGACGTACGGGACATGCAGATCACCGACCTGCTCGGGCGGGCGCAGCGGGTCGCCGAGCTGGCCATGGAGTGCAACGGGCTGGCCGGCCGCCGGGTGCTGGTCACCGGGGCCGGGGGTTCCATCGGTTCGGAGCTGTGCCGGCAGATCGCGCGGTGCGAGCCGGGCGAGCTGATGATGCTGGACCGGGACGAGTCGGCGCTGCACGCGTTGCAGATGTCCCTGCACGGTCGGGCGCTGCTGGACGGACCGGACCTGATCCTGGCCGACATCCGCGACGCGCAGGGGATCGCCCGGATCATCGCCGACCGGCAGCCGGACGTCGTCTTCCACGCCGCCGCGCTCAAGCACCTGACCCTGCTCCAGCGGCACCCCGGCGAGGCGATCAAGTCCAACGTCTGGGGGACCCTCAACGTCCTCGAGGCATGCGGGGACGTGACCCAGTTCGTCAACATCTCCACCGACAAGGCCGCCAACCCGATCAGCGTGCTCGGCTACTCGAAGCGGATCACCGAGCGGCTCACCGCCCAGCACGCCGCGCAGCTCGGTGGGGCGTACCTCAGCGTCCGGTTCGGCAACGTGCTCAGCAGCCGGGGGTCGGTGCTGACCGCGTTCCGGGCGCAGATCGAGGCCGGCGTGCCGATCACCGTCACGCACCCCGACGTCACCCGGTACTTCATGACCGTGCAGGAGGCGGTGCAGCTGGTCCTCCAGGCCGCCACGATCGGCCGAGGCGGCGAGGCGCTGGTCCTCGACATGGGTGAGCCGGTCCGGATCGCCGACATCGCTCGCCGGCTCGCCGCGGAGGCGGCCGTCCCCGCCGAGATCGTCTTCACCGGCCTGCGCCCCGGCGAGAAGCTGCACGAGGACCTCTTCGGCACCGACGAGACCGACAGTCGACCCCTGCACCCGCTCGTGTCGCACGTCCGGGTGCCGGCGCTGGACCCGCAGGAGGTACGCGGGCTCGACCCGTACGCCGACCCGGACGAGCTCGTCAAGCGGCTGGCGGCACTCTGCACGGAGGTCGGCGCCCCGCTCACCGCCGTGCCCCTCCCCCGCTGA
- the nhaA gene encoding Na+/H+ antiporter NhaA: protein MPLHTPNPDQRRPADRLFSRRSWPEARFLADVLRTETVGGGLLLLGAVLALLWANSPWRSSYAELGRWVPWPGGAALHLDLSLATWAADGLLAIFFFVVGLELKREFVAGDLRDPRRAALPVVAALGGMLVPALCYLAVTTAAGGTGLRGWAIPTATDIAFALAVLAVVGSHLPAGLRAFLLTLAVVDDLFAITIIAVFYTAEFHPLPLLAALVPIGLFALLVQRRLLWSWALVPLGVAAWALVHASGVHATVAGVLLGFTVPVLPSRGGGPGLAERLEHRWRPLSAGFAVPVFAFFAAGVTLVGTDLGEVFTDPVVLAVVAGLVLGKTVGVFGSTYLLARFTRAELDEEIGWSDLFGVALLAGIGFTVSLLIGELAFGPGSTADERVKAAVLLGSVAAAVLATMVLRRRNAVYRRIAERESRDDDGDGIPDVYQERPAQER, encoded by the coding sequence ATGCCCCTGCACACCCCGAACCCCGACCAGCGTCGCCCCGCCGACCGGTTGTTCTCCCGCCGGTCCTGGCCGGAGGCGCGGTTCCTCGCCGATGTGCTGCGTACCGAGACGGTGGGCGGTGGCCTGCTGCTGCTCGGGGCGGTGCTGGCCCTGCTCTGGGCCAACTCGCCGTGGCGGTCGTCGTACGCCGAACTGGGCCGCTGGGTGCCGTGGCCCGGCGGGGCCGCGCTGCACCTCGACCTCAGCCTGGCCACCTGGGCCGCCGACGGCCTACTGGCGATCTTCTTCTTCGTGGTCGGGCTGGAGCTCAAACGCGAGTTCGTCGCCGGGGACCTGCGCGACCCCCGCCGGGCGGCGCTACCGGTGGTGGCCGCGCTGGGCGGCATGCTGGTGCCGGCGCTGTGCTACCTCGCGGTGACCACGGCGGCCGGCGGTACCGGGCTGCGCGGCTGGGCCATCCCCACCGCCACCGACATCGCCTTCGCCCTGGCCGTGCTGGCGGTGGTCGGCTCGCATCTGCCGGCCGGGTTGCGGGCGTTCCTGCTCACCCTCGCGGTGGTGGACGACCTCTTCGCGATCACCATCATCGCGGTCTTCTACACCGCCGAGTTCCACCCGCTGCCGCTGCTCGCCGCCCTCGTGCCGATCGGGCTGTTCGCCCTGCTGGTGCAGCGGCGACTCCTCTGGTCGTGGGCGCTGGTCCCGCTCGGCGTCGCCGCGTGGGCGCTGGTGCACGCGTCCGGGGTGCACGCCACCGTGGCCGGGGTGCTGCTCGGCTTCACCGTGCCGGTACTGCCGTCGCGGGGCGGCGGGCCGGGCCTGGCGGAACGGCTGGAGCACCGGTGGCGCCCCCTGTCGGCCGGCTTCGCGGTGCCCGTCTTCGCCTTCTTCGCCGCCGGCGTGACGCTGGTCGGCACCGATTTGGGCGAGGTGTTCACCGACCCGGTGGTGCTCGCGGTGGTGGCCGGCCTGGTGCTCGGCAAGACCGTCGGGGTATTCGGGTCGACGTACCTGCTGGCCCGGTTCACCCGCGCCGAACTGGACGAGGAGATCGGCTGGTCCGACCTGTTCGGGGTGGCGCTGCTGGCCGGCATCGGCTTCACCGTGTCGCTGCTCATCGGCGAGCTGGCGTTCGGCCCGGGCAGCACGGCCGACGAGCGGGTCAAGGCGGCGGTGCTGCTCGGCTCGGTGGCCGCCGCCGTCCTCGCCACGATGGTCCTGCGCCGGCGCAACGCGGTCTACCGGCGGATCGCCGAGCGGGAGAGCCGCGACGACGACGGCGACGGCATCCCGGACGTCTACCAGGAACGGCCGGCGCAGGAGCGCTGA